In one window of Solanum pennellii chromosome 2, SPENNV200 DNA:
- the LOC114076013 gene encoding uncharacterized protein LOC114076013, with product MTHNQHQGDTTITTPFMPNQAGDKGKNIPSTSKTHQHDNNIKKSSTNTEKSQLQSALQRVDKYILATQTISHLEDEHPRLKKQRKINWLFRALSQESEVRGIVAYNLSLSYLHVLKAVPECIYCAAKRLEHEPPAFCCASGYIKLANTEAPTELYEMFVASTPDAVEFRKNIRAYNSIFAFTSFGVNLDKELASAKKGVYTFRAQGQIYHDLPSLLPRDNNPCYFQLYFFDTDNELTNKLSKVNEGILSDHIATKIKQVMESNPYAQIFCQLKNQTSFHNFQLRIAANASLDQRVYNRPSVSQVAAIWIDGNNPNIPFDREIIVHEHSGYKHRVKHYFGCYDPLQYPLLFPRGEGGWHQGIRKQSKRLPHRRSAHSPPILNDIPTFISADAILANEDQEVRRETKGNVSCREYYCYKLQLRETERSVLLLCGRLLQQFVVDMYIKLETTRLEYFRKEQSNFRREVYQGIVDSVSSGECRGDRIGQRILLPSSFIGGPRDMKKRYMDAMALVQHFGRPDLFITMTCNPDWIEIQQELRPGQTPQDRPDLVTRVFRAKLQDLKEQIFKKEIFGIVVAHVFVVEFQKRGLPHIHLLLILKEGHKIKSGDQYDRFISAEIPDKYEYPILHKLVLKHMMHGPCGNKRPTNTCMQNGQCKYHYPRPYNNKSIQAKDGYPIYKRRMDGRIEIVRGMHMTNQWVVPYSPYLLTRYNCHINVEVCSGVKAIKYLYKYIYKGHDRCAVYVQSDDGENVIDEIQTFQDARWVSPPEALWRIYEFNLTEMQPAVINLQLHLPEKHSGTHINAL from the exons ATGACACACAACCAACATCAAG GTGATACAACTATAACCACTCCTTTCATGCCAAATCAAGCAGGtgataaaggaaaaaacattccTTCTACCAGTAAAACTCATCAGCATgacaacaatataaaaaaaagttcaaccAACACAG AGAAAAGTCAATTGCAAAGCGCATTGCAAAGAGTGGATAAGTATATATTAGCAACCCAAACAATATCACATCTCGAAGATGAACATCCACGTTTGAAAAAGCAGCGTAAAATCAATTGGCTATTTAGAGCATTATCTCAAGAGTCTGAAGTTAGAG gAATTGTTGCTTATAACTTATCTTTATCATATCTGCACGTGCTGAAAGCCGTCCCAGAATGTATTTATTGTGCTGCAAAAAGATTGGAACATGAACCTCCAGCATTCTGTTGTGCAAGCGGATATATCAAATTGGCAAACACTGAAGCACCAACAGAACTATATGAAATGTTTGTGGCATCTACTCCAGACGCGGTAGAGTTTCGCAAAAATATTCGTGCATATAATAGTATCTTTGCTTTTACATCTTTTGGTGTTAACCTGGATAAGGAACTAGCATCTGCAAAAAAAGGAGTATACACATTCAGGGCACAAGGTCAAATTTATCACGATCTACCATCGTTGCTACCACGTGATAACAATCCATGTTACTTCCAACTATACTTCTTTGATACAGACAACGAATTGACGAACAAGCTATCGAAGGTGAATGAAGGAATTCTTTCAGACCATATTGCAACAAAAATCAAACAGGTAATGGAGAGTAACCCATATGCACAAATATTTTGCCAATTAAAAAACCAAACAAGTTTCCACAATTTTCAACTTCGTATTGCTGCAAATGCCTCTTTGGATCAACGAGTGTACAACAGACCCTCGGTAAGTCAAGTAGCAGCAATTTGGATCGATGGAAACAATCCAAATATACCTTTTGATCGAGAAATAATTGTTCATGAGCACTCAGGGTACAAACATAGAGTAAAACACTATTTTGGTTGTTATGACCCTCTTCAATATCCTTTGTTATTCCCAAGAGGTGAAGGTGGATGGCATCAAGGAATAAGAAAACAGAGCAAAAGACTGCCTCACAGAAGAAGTGCTCACTCACCACCTATACTCAATGATATTCCAACATTCATATCAGCTGATGCAATATTAGCCAACGAGGATCAAG AAGTCCGCCGTGAGACAAAGGGAAATGTTTCTTGCAGAGAGTACTATTGTTATAAGCTACAACTACGAGAAACAGAGAGGTCAGTATTACTACTATGTGGAAGATTACTACAACAATTTGTGGTTGACATGTACATAAAATTGGAAACCACAAGGCTAGAATATTTCAGAAAGGAACAATCAAATTTTAGAAGAGAGGTTTATCAAGGTATTGTTGATAGTGTCAGCTCGGGAGAATGCAGGGGAGATAGAATTGGGCAAAGAATACTACTTCCATCATCTTTTATTGGGGGGCCACGAGATATGAAAAAACGCTACATGGATGCAATGGCTTTGGTACAGCATTTTGGTAGACCAGATCTGTTTATAACAATGACGTGCAATCCTGACTGGATTGAAATCCAACAAGAATTGCGCCCCGGACAAACTCCTCAAGATAGACCTGACTTGGTAACAAGAGTATTCAGAGCTAAGTTGCAGGATCTAAAAGAACAAATtttcaagaaagaaatatttggaaTTGTTGTTGCTCATGTATTCGTGGTAGAATTTCAAAAACGAGGACTACCACACATACACCTACTTCTCATATTAAAAGAAGGACACAAGATCAAATCAGGAGATCAGTACGATAGGTTTATCTCAGCAGAGATTCCAGATAAATATGAGTATCCTATATTGCATAAATTAGTGCTCAAACATATGATGCATGGTCCATGTGGAAACAAACGTCCAACAAACACATGCATGCAAAATGGACAGTGTAAATATCATTATCCAAGGCCATACAACAACAAATCAATCCAAGCAAAGGATGGATATCcaatttataaaagaagaaTGGATGGAAGAATAGAGATTGTTCGTGGAATGCATATGACAAATCAATGGGTAGTACCTTATAGCCCTTATCTGCTTACAAGATACAATTGTCACATTAATGTTGAGGTTTGCTCAGGAGTCAAAGCAATAAAGTAtctatacaagtatatatataaaggacaTGATCGGTGTGCAGTTTATGTTCAGTCTGATGATGGTGAAAATGTTATTGACGAAATACAAACATTTCAAGATGCGCGATGGGTCTCACCGCCTGAAGCACTATGGAGAATATATGAATTCAACTTGACTGAAATGCAACCTGCAGTCATCAACCTTCAACTACATTTGCCAGAAAAACATTCAGGTACACATATTAATGCATTATAA